One segment of Pan paniscus chromosome 20, NHGRI_mPanPan1-v2.0_pri, whole genome shotgun sequence DNA contains the following:
- the ZNF260 gene encoding zinc finger protein 260 — translation MIGMLESLQHESDLLQHDQIHTGEKPYECNECRKTFSLKQNLVEHKKMHTGEKSHECTECGKVCSRISSLTLHLRSHTGKKAYKCNKCGKAFSQKENFLSHQKHHTGEKPYECEKVSIQMPTIIRHQKNHTGTKPCACKECGKAFNGKAYLTEHEKIHTGEKPFECNQCGRAFSQKQYLIKHQNIHTGKKPFKCSECGKAFSQKENLIIHQRIHTGEKPYECKGCGKAFIQKSSLIRHQRSHTGEKPYTCKECGKAFSGKSNLTEHEKIHIGEKPYKCNECGTIFRQKQYLIKHHNIHTGEKPYECNKCGKAFSRITSLIVHVRIHTGDKPYECKVCGKAFCQSSSLTVHMRSHTGEKPYGCNECGKAFSQFSTLALHMRIHTGEKPYQCSECGKAFSQKSHHIRHQRIHTH, via the coding sequence ATGATAGGCATGTTGGAAAGTCTTCAGCATGAATCAGATCTCCTTCAGCATGAtcaaattcatactggagagaaaccttatgaatgtaatgaatgtaGAAAAACCTTTAGCCTGAAGCAAAACCTTGTAGAGCATAAGAAAATGCATACTGGAGAGAAATCTCATGAATGCACTGAATGTGGTAAAGTGTGCTCTCGAATCTCATCCCTTACTCTACACCTTAGAAGTCACACAGGAAAGAAGgcatataaatgtaataaatgtggaaaagccttcagCCAGAAGGAAAACTTcctttctcatcagaaacatcacactggagagaaaccttatgaatgtgAAAAAGTTTCTATTCAGATGCCAACCATCATCAGACACCAGAAAAATCATACAGGAACCAAACCCTGTGCATGTaaggaatgtggcaaagcctttaacggCAAAGCATATCTCACTGAGCAtgagaaaattcatactggagaaaaaccatTTGAATGTAATCAGTGTGGAAGAGCCTTCAGCCAGAAGCAATACCTCATTAAACATCAGAATATCCATACTGGAAAGAAGCCCTTTAAATGTAGTGAGTGTGGAAAAGCTTTTAGCCAGAAGGAAAACCTCATTATACATCAGAGAatccatactggagagaaaccttatgaatgtaaaGGGTGTGGGAAAGCTTTCATTCAGAAGTCAAGCCTCATTAGACACCAGAGAAgtcacacaggagagaaaccttatacatgtaaggaatgtgggaaagccttcagtggCAAGTCAAATCTCACTGAGCATGAGAAAATTCATattggagagaaaccctacaaatgtaatgaatgtggaacAATCTTCAGGCAGAAGCAATACCTCATTAAACATCACAATattcatacaggagagaaaccctatgaatgtaataaATGTGGAAAAGCCTTCTCTCGAATCACATCACTTATTGTACATGTAAGAATTCATACAGGTGATAAGCCTTATGAGTGTAAGGTCTGTGGGAAAGCCTTCTGTCAAAGCTCATCTCTTACTGTGCATATGAGAAGCCATACAGGTGAGAAACCCTATGGttgtaatgaatgtgggaaagccttttcTCAGTTCTCAACCCTTGCTCTGCACATGAGAATCCATACTGGTGAAAAACCTTATCAGTGTagtgaatgtgggaaagctttcAGCCAAAAGTCACATCACATTAGACACCAGAGAATTCATACTCATTAA